In Zonotrichia leucophrys gambelii isolate GWCS_2022_RI chromosome 6, RI_Zleu_2.0, whole genome shotgun sequence, one genomic interval encodes:
- the CEP55 gene encoding centrosomal protein of 55 kDa, with protein sequence MNAKTAIDRIIGKGGVKLGSSRADGGLEKGKREGAAPRRSMEEVATGKGRTTEPERSELLQKILLLEKEKEKYNHLLGEKDREIQNLKDKLMSKTKTSEVSFLQNQLEEKTKEAERREQLLCSLSEEINRLKCNLSAVMAKCSNLENEASGTFQEATNSTEIERQLKDALEKNQQWLLYDQQREAYVRGLLGRIFELEQKAEIVSQQESKSNSEGHPQEEKQECCDQLFLTAKRDPETERRTITQLRSELNELKKTYQETQGEMMSLNALLQSQRLAEMKTQENENTMKEKAQRLEQENETIKEQLREEKEKSEDLLCQVQLLRKSLLRQEAEHTRIALLEQQIQICTTDLENGKLDRHNLKLELNHVLKELRKAKEKITRLEPLKLRESGHIESQEDLQAVFDKKLTTYDRSPPLKHSSCLDESFLECPRCKVLYPTSQHRELLAHIDFCTA encoded by the exons ATGAACGCCAAGACCGCCATAGACCGAATTATTGGCAAGGGGGGGGTGAagctgggcagctccagagctgacGGAGGGCTCGAGAAGGGGAAGCGGGAGGGCGCTGCCCCGCGGAGGTCCATGGAGGAGGTGGCCACGGGCAAAGGCAGAACGACGGAGCCGGAGAGGAgcgagctgctgcag aaaatacttttgcttgagaaagaaaaagaaaaatacaaccATCTTCTTGGAGAAAAGGACAGAGAAATCCAAAACCTGAAAGACAAGCTTATGTCCAAAACCAAGACTAGTGAAGTGTCCTTCCTACAAAATCAActagaggaaaaaacaaaggaagcagaaagaagagAACAGTTACTTTGTTCtctatcagaagaaattaataggttaaaatgtaatttatctGCAGTCATGGCAAAATGCTCCAATCTTGAGAACGAAGCCAGTGGTACTTTTCAG GAAGCgacaaacagcacagaaattgAAAGACAATTGAAAGAT GCTCTTGAGAAAAATCAGCAGTGGCTCCTGTATGACCAGCAACGGGAAGCATATGTCAGGGGACTGCTTGGAAGGATCTTTGAACTTGAACAGAAGGCAGAAATAGTTAGCCAGCAGGAATCTAAATCAAATTCAGAAG GTCACCCACAAGAGGAAAAGCAAGAATGCTGTGACCAGCTGTTTCTGACTGCTAAGAGAGATCCTGAGACCGAAAGACGCACCATAACCCAGCTGAGATCTGAGCTCAATGAACTTAAAAAGACATATCAAGAAACACAAGGGGAAATGATGAGTTTAAATGCCTTACTGCAGTCACAACGGCTTGCTGAAATGAAGactcaagaaaatgaaaatacaatgaaagagaaagcacaaagactagaacaggaaaatgaaactATCAAAGAACAgctcagggaagaaaaagaaaagtctgaAGATCTTTTATGTCAG GTGCAGCTTCTTCGTAAATCATTGCTCAGACAGGAGGCAGAACACACAAGAATAGCTTTGTTGGAACAACAG ATCCAGATATGTACCACAGACTTAGAGAACGGGAAGCTTGATCGCCACAACCTGAAGCTTGAGTTAAACCATGTTCTCAAGGAGCTGCGCAAGGCCAAGGAGAAAATAACCCGTCTGGAACCCCTG AAACTCCGGGAATCTGGACATATCGAATCACAAGAAGACTTGCAAGCTGTATTTGACAAGAAGCTGACCACATATGACAGAAGTCCTCCCCTGAAACATTCCAGCTGCCTTGATGAAAGTTTTCTTGAGTGTCCCAGATGTAAAGTGCTATATCCAACAAGCCAGCATAGAGAATTACTGGCACACATTGACTTCTGTACAGCTTGA
- the FFAR4 gene encoding free fatty acid receptor 4 produces MPVSRGTPGWNKTYFPFFSDFRGHNVTALRIGESCALSFIFVLSLAGNIWGICLLVRRHRRLCAANCLVLNLFCADLLFITAMPFIAVVRWTESWVLGNFVCHLLLYVVSLSGTVILLSLSAVSLERFVSIARLRHAAFRRRKVLAAALLLIWGLAAIATLPLCCFFTVVRLPAPAGQDIYICTLDWPSTAGETVWDTTFAIVFFLIPGFIIVISYSKILQITKASRRSLNAGLAYPERHQIRVSQQDYKLFRALFLLMISFFIMWTPIVVIIFLILVQNFKEDLNILPSVFFWIVLFTFANSAVNPILYNVAYFRRKCQEIFLCCTGNAERHRAGTETTVRRSNHEQPHLSFITR; encoded by the exons ATGCCCGTGTCCAGGGGCACACCAGGATGGAATAAGACCTATTTCCCCTTCTTCTCGGACTTCAGGGGCCACAATGTGACGGCTTTGCGCATCGGCGAGTCATGTGCCCTGTCCTTCATCTTCGTGCTGTCGTTAGCGGGAAACATCTGGGGCATCTGCCTGCTGGTGAGGCGGCACCGCCGGCTCTGTGCCGCCAACTGCCTCGTCCTCAACCTCTTCTGCGCCGACCTGCTCTTCATCACTGCCATGCCCTTCATCGCCGTCGTGCGCTGGACCGAGTCCTGGGTGCTGGGCAACTTCGTTTGCCACCTGCTCCTCTATGTGGTGAGCTTGAGCGGCACCGtcatcctcctctccctgtcGGCCGTCAGCTTGGAGCGCTTCGTCAGCATCGCCCGGCTGCGCCACGCCGCCTTCCGCCGCCGCAAGGTGCTGGCCGCCGCCTTGCTCCTCATCTGGGGCCTCGCCGCCATCGCCACCCTCCcgctctgctgcttcttcaccGTGGTGCGGCTGCCCGCCCCCGCCGGCCAG GACATTTATATTTGCACCCTGGATtggcccagcactgcaggagaaaCAGTCTGGGATACAACCTTtgccattgttttctttctgatacCAGGATTCATCATTGTCATCAGTTACTCCAAAATCTTACAG ATTACAAAAGCATCAAGAAGAAGTTTAAATGCTGGTTTAGCCTATCCAGAACGTCATCAGATTCGTGTTTCCCAGCAAGACTACAAACTATTCCGAGCCCTTTTTTTGTTGATGATCTCTTTCTTCATTATGTGGACTCCAATagtagtaattatttttttaattttagttcaGAACTTCAAAgaagatttaaatattttgccatCAGTTTTCTTCTGGATAGTATTATTCACTTTTGCCAACTCTGCTGTCAATCCAATTCTGTATAATGTTGCCTATTTCAGACGTAAATGTCAGGaaatttttctctgttgtaCAGGGAACGCTGAAAGGCATAGAGCAGGTACAGAAACCACTGTAAGAAGAAGCAACCATGAACAGCCACATTTGTCTTTCATTACCAGATAA
- the RBP4 gene encoding retinol-binding protein 4, with the protein MKGPQPAASTSPPPAALPSAGPAAPRVAKAPGVHKAFPAWALPPPSTPGLPRGSRDRHCLDRMAHTQRALPWLLLLSLALVGSSTAERDCRVSSFKVKENFDKTRYSGTWYAMAKKDPEGLFLQDNVVAQFSVDENGQMTATAKGRVRLFNNWDVCADMIGSFTDTEDPAKFKMKYWGVASFLQKGNDDHWVVDTDYDTYALHYSCRQLNADGTCADSYSFVFSRDPKGLPPDALKIVRQRQIDLCLDRKYRVIAHNGFCS; encoded by the exons ATGAAGGGGCCCCAGCCCGCAGCATCCACCAGCCCGCCTCCCGCTGCCCTCCCCAGTGCCGGCCCTGCGGCTCCGCGGGTTGCGAAAGCCCCGGGAGTACATAAAGcattccctgcctgggcactgccaccaccaTCAACACCCGGGCTCCCAAGAGGCTCCAGGGACCGGCACTGTCT ggacaggatggcccacacacagagagctctgccctggctgctgctgctgtcactggccttggtgggcagcagcactgcagagcgGGACTGCCGAGTAAGCAGCTTCAAAGTCAAGGAGAACTTCGACAAGACCAGG TACAGTGGCACCTGGTATGCCATGGCAAAAAAAGATCCTGAGGGGCTGTTTCTGCAGGACAATGTGGTAGCCCAGTTCAGCGTAGATGAGAATGGACAAATGACTGCCACTGCAAAGGGCAGAGTCAGACTCTTCAA TAACTGGGATGTCTGTGCTGACATGATCGGCTCTTTCACTGACACAGAGGATCCTGCCAAGTTCAAGATGAAGTACTGGGGAGTCGCCTCTTTTCTGCAGAAAGGAA atgaTGATCACTGGGTAGTGGACACAGATTATGATACATATGCTCTTCATTACTCCTGCCGCCAGCTAAATGCAGATGGCACTTGTGCTGACAGCTACTCCTTTGTGTTCTCCCGGGATCCCAAGGGATTGCCTCCAGATGCACTGAAAATTGTCAGACAAAGGCAGATAGACCTCTGCTTGGACAGGAAATACAGAGTTATCGCCCATAATG gATTTTGCTCTTAA